A part of Limihaloglobus sulfuriphilus genomic DNA contains:
- a CDS encoding NADH:ubiquinone reductase (Na(+)-transporting) subunit F yields MFTTILISVLIISLIAAALAAVLAVSENYLGDYGPCKITINKESELEVRGGKSLLALLSQEKIFIPSACGGRGTCGMCKLKVLEGGGPLLPTEEPFLSDEERDSNVRLSCQVKVRNDIEIQIPDEIFAVQEFKCRCADILELTHDIRQFTFELIEPEKIDFVPGQYVQLFTPAYEKSSEEVYRAYSISSDARNDGKIELIIRLVPNGICTTYCFDYLKEGDEVKLNGPYGDFQLSDTEAPIIFIAGGSGMAPIKSMLHQMVNTDNKRKASYFFGANKVSELFLGDLMKDFESQLADFTYVPVVANPEPEENWDGETGLVTEAVKRQIDDASVCEAYLCGSPGMIDASIAVLKELGMKEENIFYDKFA; encoded by the coding sequence ATGTTTACAACAATACTGATATCCGTACTTATAATAAGCCTGATAGCTGCGGCGCTTGCGGCGGTTCTGGCAGTCTCCGAGAATTATCTCGGCGATTACGGCCCGTGCAAGATTACTATCAACAAGGAAAGCGAGCTGGAGGTCCGCGGCGGCAAGAGCCTGCTGGCGCTGCTTTCCCAGGAGAAGATATTCATCCCGAGTGCCTGCGGCGGACGGGGCACGTGCGGCATGTGCAAGCTCAAAGTTCTCGAGGGCGGCGGGCCGCTGCTGCCGACAGAAGAGCCGTTTCTAAGCGATGAAGAACGTGATTCAAACGTGCGTCTCTCATGTCAGGTTAAGGTTAGAAACGATATAGAAATACAGATACCTGATGAGATATTTGCCGTTCAGGAGTTTAAATGCAGATGTGCTGATATCCTCGAGCTCACCCACGACATCCGCCAGTTCACCTTCGAGCTGATTGAGCCGGAGAAGATTGATTTTGTGCCGGGCCAGTATGTACAGCTCTTTACCCCCGCCTATGAAAAGAGCAGCGAAGAGGTTTACCGCGCGTACTCGATATCATCTGATGCCCGTAATGACGGCAAGATTGAGCTGATTATCCGGCTTGTACCAAACGGCATCTGCACGACGTACTGTTTCGATTATCTCAAAGAGGGCGACGAGGTGAAGCTCAACGGCCCTTACGGCGATTTTCAGCTTTCCGATACAGAGGCACCGATAATTTTCATCGCCGGCGGTTCGGGCATGGCTCCGATAAAGTCGATGCTGCACCAGATGGTCAATACCGATAATAAACGCAAGGCCTCGTACTTCTTCGGAGCAAACAAGGTCAGTGAGCTTTTCCTGGGCGATTTGATGAAGGATTTTGAGTCGCAGCTGGCAGATTTTACGTATGTGCCGGTAGTTGCCAACCCCGAGCCGGAAGAGAACTGGGACGGCGAAACCGGTCTTGTAACTGAAGCTGTCAAGCGGCAGATCGACGATGCCTCGGTTTGTGAGGCGTACCTGTGCGGCAGCCCGGGCATGATCGACGCTTCAATAGCCGTTCTAAAAGAGCTTGGCATGAAAGAAGAAAATATTTTCTACGATAAATTCGCTTAA